Proteins encoded within one genomic window of Zestosphaera sp.:
- a CDS encoding XdhC/CoxI family protein — translation MSLARNITNEELVRIAGEKIGRGVSVAVATVVRKEGSGPRDVGSKILVSGDGGLYGTLGGGFFERHVVEEALKAIKEGRPRLVKYSFSGRPVEGAVDTGLICGGFLEVFIDVWTPVQRVLIFGTGRVGKPLGDLLNFLGFRVAVADPNPELVSSELYPYAEVRIHIPAEEVESKLPEVVRDGDVVYITHGEVEVDYKALKTALKTRAKLVGVLGSRNKIREFARRLISDGLERELVRAKFRGPLGIDIPADTPEEIAVAIAAELLAILKGGSIKTLNIVDELLTG, via the coding sequence ATGAGTCTCGCAAGGAACATAACCAACGAGGAGCTCGTCCGGATAGCTGGTGAGAAGATCGGGAGGGGGGTTAGCGTGGCCGTAGCAACGGTCGTCAGGAAGGAAGGCTCAGGCCCCAGAGACGTTGGCTCCAAGATCCTGGTCAGCGGGGACGGGGGGCTCTACGGAACCCTCGGCGGCGGGTTCTTCGAAAGACACGTTGTTGAGGAGGCCTTAAAGGCCATTAAGGAAGGGAGGCCTAGATTAGTCAAGTACTCGTTCTCAGGACGCCCAGTTGAGGGAGCTGTGGATACAGGGTTGATATGCGGCGGTTTCTTGGAGGTGTTCATAGACGTGTGGACCCCCGTCCAGAGGGTCTTGATATTCGGCACGGGGAGGGTCGGCAAGCCGTTGGGCGACCTGCTGAACTTCCTCGGCTTCAGGGTGGCCGTGGCCGACCCGAACCCCGAGTTAGTGAGCAGTGAGCTATACCCATACGCTGAGGTGAGGATCCACATCCCCGCAGAAGAGGTTGAGAGTAAGTTGCCTGAGGTGGTCAGGGACGGCGACGTAGTCTACATAACCCACGGCGAGGTGGAGGTAGACTACAAGGCGCTGAAGACAGCGCTGAAGACACGCGCTAAGCTCGTCGGGGTCCTCGGAAGCAGGAATAAAATAAGGGAGTTCGCAAGGAGGTTAATAAGCGACGGGCTGGAGAGGGAGTTAGTGAGGGCTAAGTTCAGAGGGCCTCTCGGCATCGACATACCGGCAGACACCCCTGAGGAAATAGCGGTGGCGATCGCGGCCGAGCTCCTAGCAATACTGAAGGGAGGCTCGATCAAGACCCTAAACATAGTTGACGAGTTACTGACGGGCTGA